Proteins encoded together in one Deinococcus hopiensis KR-140 window:
- a CDS encoding GrpB family protein, translating into MTEPLTGPLAPKRLQIVSADPGWPVRFQTFAQRLREVLGKRALSIHHIGSTSVPGLAAKDVLDVQVTVRRLEDADLWLPELAALGLQTRSEVQADDARPSLNWPESELAKRYASEPRRTHVHLRELGRANQRYALLMRDYLRANAGAAAAYGGVKVQLAHLHGGDVDAYYAVKNPVMDLIVAAAEDWADRVGWALPPSDA; encoded by the coding sequence GTGACGGAGCCGTTGACAGGGCCGCTCGCGCCCAAACGCCTCCAGATTGTCTCCGCCGATCCCGGCTGGCCCGTCCGTTTCCAGACCTTCGCGCAGAGATTGCGTGAGGTGCTCGGAAAACGGGCCCTGTCCATTCACCACATCGGCTCCACCTCTGTGCCTGGCCTCGCAGCCAAGGACGTGCTGGACGTGCAGGTCACCGTTCGCCGACTGGAAGACGCGGACCTGTGGCTGCCCGAACTTGCCGCGTTGGGCCTGCAGACCCGGTCGGAGGTGCAGGCGGACGACGCGCGCCCCAGCTTGAACTGGCCGGAAAGCGAACTCGCCAAGCGCTATGCGAGCGAACCGCGGCGAACGCACGTGCATCTCCGCGAGCTGGGGCGCGCAAACCAGCGTTACGCCCTGCTCATGCGCGACTACCTGCGGGCAAACGCGGGCGCGGCGGCGGCTTACGGTGGGGTCAAGGTGCAACTCGCCCACCTGCACGGTGGCGACGTGGACGCCTACTACGCGGTCAAAAACCCAGTTATGGACCTGATCGTGGCGGCGGCGGAGGACTGGGCAGACAGGGTGGGCTGGGCCCTCCCACCTTCGGACGCCTAA
- a CDS encoding winged helix-turn-helix transcriptional regulator: protein MSSAHPNFCPVYRAIGVLQEKWVLHIVRALLDGEKGFNELARAVGGCNSATLTQRLEHLEALALITKRTEDSHGKLARSVYGLTPAGRELQAVIDAIGSWGRTHLHEDDTPEHRCAG from the coding sequence ATGAGCAGCGCGCACCCCAATTTTTGCCCGGTCTACCGGGCCATCGGCGTGTTGCAGGAGAAGTGGGTGCTGCACATTGTCCGCGCTCTGCTGGACGGTGAAAAAGGCTTCAACGAGCTGGCCCGGGCCGTTGGAGGCTGCAACAGCGCTACCCTCACGCAACGCCTGGAACACCTCGAAGCCCTGGCCCTCATCACCAAGCGCACCGAAGACAGCCACGGCAAGCTGGCCCGCAGCGTGTATGGTCTGACGCCCGCCGGCCGCGAGCTCCAGGCCGTGATCGACGCCATCGGCAGCTGGGGCCGTACCCACCTGCACGAGGACGACACGCCCGAACACCGCTGCGCCGGGTGA
- a CDS encoding nitroreductase family protein: protein MTTNSTLTRPLTATEAIESRRSIRKFVQEPINQEDLHEILRLASLAPSAWNAQTWRFAVVQNPEIKAQLREAAYGQAQVTDAPAVIVVYSDMEDTLQTVEETAHPGMGEAGRTGQRGTFDRAFGTQEVAQRGAWGLTQANIAFGFLMVAARGLGYDTVPMLGFQPDKVKEILGLPEHVQFAGLLPVGKRAEEGFPHHRHSVDRIAKFY from the coding sequence ATGACCACGAACTCCACCCTCACCCGCCCCCTGACCGCCACCGAAGCCATCGAGAGCCGCCGCAGCATCCGCAAGTTCGTGCAGGAACCCATCAACCAGGAAGACCTTCACGAGATTCTGCGCCTGGCCAGCCTCGCTCCCAGCGCGTGGAATGCCCAGACCTGGCGCTTTGCGGTGGTGCAGAACCCCGAGATCAAGGCCCAGCTGCGCGAGGCCGCCTACGGTCAGGCGCAGGTCACCGACGCCCCCGCGGTCATCGTGGTGTACAGCGACATGGAAGACACCCTGCAGACGGTGGAGGAGACCGCTCACCCCGGCATGGGGGAGGCCGGGCGCACCGGTCAGCGCGGCACCTTTGACCGCGCGTTCGGTACGCAGGAGGTGGCGCAGCGCGGCGCTTGGGGTCTGACGCAGGCCAACATTGCCTTCGGCTTCCTGATGGTCGCTGCTCGCGGCCTGGGCTACGACACGGTGCCCATGCTCGGCTTCCAGCCCGACAAGGTCAAGGAAATCCTCGGCCTGCCCGAGCACGTGCAGTTCGCGGGTCTGCTGCCCGTCGGCAAGCGTGCCGAGGAAGGCTTCCCGCACCACCGCCACAGTGTGGACCGCATCGCGAAGTTCTACTGA
- a CDS encoding metal ABC transporter permease, translating into MLTDPLQFDFFVRALAAVVLVSLLCALVGAWVVLRGLSYIGDAMSHAVLPGIVGAFLTKGNLLVGALLAAVLTALGIGAIGQRSGLKQDSAIGIVFVGMFALGVVMLSRASTFTTDLASFLIGNPLGVTPADLWGALGVTVVVGALLTAVQKELLLSAFDPTEARAIGLPVGRLNNLLLILIGLVVVLTVQLVGTTLSVSLLITSSAAARLMARSLKKMIVLAAALGILGGVTGLYISYYANTAPGATIVLVNTAIFLLALLTCRRE; encoded by the coding sequence ATGCTGACCGATCCCCTCCAGTTCGACTTTTTCGTGCGGGCGCTCGCCGCCGTCGTGCTCGTCAGCTTGCTGTGCGCGCTTGTGGGCGCGTGGGTGGTGCTGCGGGGCCTGAGTTACATCGGGGACGCGATGAGCCACGCGGTGTTGCCGGGCATCGTGGGGGCGTTTCTGACGAAAGGGAACCTGCTGGTGGGCGCACTCCTGGCCGCTGTGCTCACGGCACTGGGCATCGGGGCGATAGGGCAGCGCAGCGGCCTGAAGCAGGACAGCGCCATCGGCATCGTGTTCGTGGGCATGTTCGCCCTGGGGGTGGTTATGCTGTCCCGGGCATCCACCTTTACCACCGACCTCGCCAGTTTCCTGATTGGCAATCCGCTGGGCGTGACCCCGGCGGACCTGTGGGGCGCGCTGGGCGTCACGGTGGTGGTGGGGGCGCTGCTCACCGCCGTGCAAAAGGAGCTGCTGCTCTCGGCCTTCGATCCCACCGAGGCGCGGGCCATCGGGCTTCCGGTGGGGCGGCTGAACAACCTGCTGCTGATCTTGATCGGGCTGGTGGTGGTCTTGACCGTGCAACTCGTGGGAACCACCCTCAGCGTCAGCCTGCTCATCACCTCCAGCGCCGCCGCCCGGTTGATGGCCCGCAGCCTGAAGAAGATGATCGTGCTCGCCGCCGCGCTGGGCATCCTGGGGGGCGTGACCGGCCTGTACATCAGCTACTACGCCAATACCGCTCCGGGAGCGACCATCGTGCTGGTCAATACCGCCATCTTTTTGCTGGCGCTGCTCACCTGTCGGCGCGAGTAG
- a CDS encoding metal ABC transporter ATP-binding protein — protein MLGVENLTVRYGAHTALEGATVRFAPGTFSAVIGPNGAGKSTLLKTLVGLTTPSSGEVTFSGGGSARDDVAYVPQQQTLDWGFPVTVWDVAMMGRTGRLGWLRWPGRADREQVAGALRQTGVYDLRGRHIGALSGGQRQRVLLARMLARDARVLLLDEPLTGVDATTQEQLMALLREQADGGRSVVMVTHDLEQARRWCDHLVLVNRRIIADGTPEHVYTPHNIEATFSSSHLGHTHAEA, from the coding sequence ATGCTGGGCGTGGAGAACCTGACGGTACGGTACGGTGCGCACACGGCGCTGGAGGGCGCGACGGTGCGCTTCGCGCCAGGTACCTTCAGCGCCGTGATCGGGCCCAACGGCGCGGGCAAGAGCACCCTGCTCAAGACGCTGGTGGGCCTGACCACGCCGTCCTCAGGTGAGGTGACGTTTTCGGGGGGCGGCAGTGCCCGGGACGACGTGGCCTACGTGCCCCAGCAGCAGACGCTGGACTGGGGTTTTCCGGTCACCGTGTGGGACGTGGCGATGATGGGCCGCACCGGACGCCTGGGCTGGCTGCGCTGGCCAGGCCGGGCCGACCGCGAGCAGGTGGCCGGTGCGCTGCGCCAGACCGGCGTGTACGACTTGCGCGGACGGCACATCGGCGCACTCAGCGGCGGCCAGCGCCAGCGCGTGCTGCTCGCGCGGATGCTGGCGAGGGACGCACGGGTGCTGTTGCTCGACGAACCGCTCACCGGCGTGGACGCCACGACGCAGGAGCAACTGATGGCCCTGCTGCGCGAACAGGCCGATGGAGGCCGCTCGGTGGTTATGGTCACCCACGATCTGGAGCAGGCCCGGCGCTGGTGCGATCACCTCGTTCTGGTCAACCGCCGCATCATCGCGGACGGCACGCCCGAGCACGTCTACACGCCGCACAACATCGAGGCGACGTTCAGCTCCAGTCACCTTGGGCACACGCACGCGGAGGCATGA
- a CDS encoding metal ABC transporter solute-binding protein, Zn/Mn family: MKRLFLTAVLLGASAHAAPLTVSATTTIIGDFVKVVGGNRVKVNVIVPPGGDTHTFQPTPAAMRGLSGSRVVFINGAGLEPWLPKVTAAAPRVPVVTLTAGLKLRPGEEEHEEAGHAQGGEDHGHGAFDPHAWWDPKLAVGYAKGVAVALTKLDPAGKKTYTDNLNRFVERVIGLDAYATKQFATLPATHRQIVTNHDSLHYFANHYGLRLVGVVIPGLGTEREPSARELAGLIQTVRKSGARIIFTENTVNARLAQTLARETGAKVAPPLYTDALGLAGSTGDTYLKAFRANVDLMVKALR, encoded by the coding sequence ATGAAGCGTCTGTTCCTGACTGCCGTTCTGCTGGGGGCCAGCGCCCACGCCGCGCCCCTCACCGTCAGCGCCACCACCACGATCATCGGGGACTTTGTGAAGGTGGTGGGCGGCAACCGGGTCAAGGTGAACGTCATCGTGCCCCCGGGAGGCGACACCCACACCTTCCAGCCCACGCCCGCCGCCATGCGCGGCCTGAGCGGCAGCCGTGTGGTGTTTATCAACGGCGCAGGGCTGGAGCCGTGGCTGCCCAAAGTCACCGCCGCCGCGCCGCGCGTTCCGGTGGTCACGCTGACGGCGGGCCTGAAGCTGCGGCCGGGCGAGGAGGAACACGAGGAAGCCGGGCACGCACAGGGCGGCGAGGACCACGGCCACGGCGCGTTCGATCCCCACGCCTGGTGGGACCCCAAACTGGCCGTGGGCTACGCGAAGGGCGTGGCGGTGGCGCTGACGAAACTCGATCCAGCAGGCAAAAAAACGTATACGGACAACCTGAACCGCTTCGTGGAACGGGTGATCGGGCTGGACGCCTACGCGACCAAGCAGTTCGCCACCCTGCCCGCCACCCACCGCCAGATCGTGACCAACCACGACAGCCTGCATTACTTTGCCAACCACTACGGCCTGCGGCTCGTCGGCGTGGTTATTCCCGGCCTGGGTACCGAGCGCGAACCGAGCGCACGTGAACTCGCGGGCCTGATTCAGACGGTGAGAAAGAGCGGCGCGCGGATCATCTTTACCGAAAACACGGTCAACGCCCGCCTCGCGCAGACGCTGGCGCGGGAAACAGGCGCGAAAGTGGCCCCACCCCTCTACACCGACGCCCTCGGCCTGGCAGGCAGCACGGGCGACACCTACCTGAAGGCGTTCCGGGCCAATGTGGACCTCATGGTGAAGGCCCTCCGGTGA
- a CDS encoding L28 family ribosomal protein gives MNRERFPTGKKNTAVNSVTRRGKARAAGGVGRKATGTVKRMHKANLHKWGIRENGVVKQVWLSVHTLRTLARGPVRGTELA, from the coding sequence ATGAACCGAGAGCGTTTCCCGACGGGGAAGAAAAATACGGCGGTCAACAGCGTCACGCGCCGCGGCAAGGCCCGCGCGGCAGGCGGAGTAGGCCGAAAGGCCACCGGCACCGTCAAGCGGATGCACAAGGCCAATCTGCACAAGTGGGGCATTCGCGAAAACGGGGTGGTTAAGCAGGTGTGGCTGAGTGTCCACACGCTGCGAACCCTGGCACGCGGCCCTGTCCGGGGAACCGAACTCGCATGA
- a CDS encoding GTP-binding protein — MVAPPAFTTVLRGFLGAGKTTLLNRLLAQMEGRRGGQWVRDGESGCQPDRRS, encoded by the coding sequence ATGGTTGCTCCTCCTGCTTTCACCACCGTGCTGCGCGGCTTTCTCGGCGCGGGCAAGACAACGCTGCTCAACCGCCTGCTTGCCCAGATGGAGGGCCGCCGCGGTGGTCAGTGGGTTCGGGACGGTGAAAGTGGATGCCAACCTGATCGCCGGTCTTGA
- the treS gene encoding maltose alpha-D-glucosyltransferase encodes MTQTTPTPEWYKSAVFYELSVRTFADGNGDGKGDFPGLTGRLDYLKDLGVDCLWLLPFYPSPLRDDGYDVADYVSIHPDLGTIEDFKVFLREAHARGLRVVSDLVTNHTSSDHPWFQAARRGPTLPDGTHNEYFDYYVWSDTGAEYAGARIIFTDTETSNWTFDEQCGKYYWHRFFSSQPDLNYDNPQVQEEIFKAVRFWLDLGLDGFRVDAVPYLIEREGTNCENLPETHMILQNMRAMVDREYPGRLLLAEANQWPEDVVEYFGTEEKPEFHMCFNFPVMPRLYMSLKKEDASSIREIMGRLPEIPSFGQWATFLRNHDELTLEMVTDDERAFMYAAYAPDQRMKLNVGIRRRLAPLLGNDRRRLELLHAVLFALPGSPILYYGDEIGMGDDLALNDRNGVRTPMQWSSGFNGGFSTAAPEQCFFPPITDMVYGYSRVNVASQQRDPGSFLNWLSRQIELRRNHPAFAYGDLTFIETGNPAVLAFTRHHGDETILIVSNFAASAQAAGLDLSDHVGRVPISLAGGSHFPAVEEGQTYPMMLGKHDFYWLKLSGVR; translated from the coding sequence ATGACCCAGACCACCCCCACGCCCGAGTGGTACAAGAGCGCCGTCTTCTACGAACTGTCGGTCCGCACCTTCGCCGACGGCAACGGCGACGGCAAGGGCGACTTTCCCGGCCTGACCGGACGGCTGGATTACCTCAAAGACCTCGGGGTGGACTGCCTGTGGCTGCTGCCCTTCTACCCCAGCCCACTGCGAGACGACGGCTATGACGTGGCCGATTACGTCAGCATCCACCCGGACCTCGGCACCATTGAGGATTTTAAGGTCTTTCTGCGCGAGGCGCACGCGCGGGGGCTGCGGGTGGTCAGCGACCTCGTAACCAACCACACCTCCTCCGACCACCCCTGGTTCCAGGCCGCGCGGCGCGGCCCCACCCTGCCCGACGGCACGCACAACGAATACTTCGACTACTACGTCTGGTCCGATACCGGCGCGGAGTACGCAGGGGCCCGCATCATCTTCACCGATACCGAGACGAGCAACTGGACCTTTGACGAGCAGTGCGGCAAGTATTACTGGCACCGCTTCTTTTCTTCGCAGCCGGACCTGAACTACGACAACCCGCAGGTTCAGGAGGAGATTTTCAAGGCGGTGCGCTTCTGGCTGGATTTGGGCCTCGACGGCTTCCGGGTGGACGCAGTGCCCTACCTCATCGAGCGCGAGGGGACCAACTGCGAGAACCTGCCCGAAACCCATATGATCTTGCAGAACATGCGCGCGATGGTGGACCGTGAGTACCCGGGCCGCCTGCTGCTCGCCGAGGCCAACCAGTGGCCGGAAGACGTGGTGGAGTACTTCGGTACCGAGGAGAAGCCCGAGTTCCACATGTGCTTCAACTTCCCGGTTATGCCGCGGCTGTACATGAGCCTGAAAAAGGAAGACGCCTCCTCCATCCGCGAGATCATGGGACGCCTGCCCGAGATTCCTTCCTTCGGGCAGTGGGCCACCTTCCTGCGCAACCACGACGAGTTGACGCTGGAGATGGTCACCGATGACGAGCGGGCCTTCATGTACGCCGCCTACGCGCCGGACCAGCGCATGAAGCTGAACGTGGGCATTCGCCGCCGCCTCGCGCCGCTGCTCGGCAATGACCGCCGCCGCCTCGAACTGCTGCACGCGGTGCTGTTCGCCCTGCCCGGTAGCCCGATCCTGTACTACGGCGACGAGATCGGCATGGGCGACGATCTGGCCCTCAATGACCGCAACGGCGTTCGAACCCCGATGCAGTGGAGCAGCGGCTTTAACGGCGGCTTTTCCACAGCGGCCCCGGAGCAGTGCTTCTTCCCGCCCATCACCGATATGGTGTACGGCTATAGCCGGGTGAATGTGGCGAGCCAGCAACGTGACCCGGGCAGCTTCCTGAATTGGCTCTCGCGCCAGATCGAGCTGCGGCGCAACCACCCCGCCTTTGCGTATGGGGACCTCACCTTTATCGAAACCGGTAACCCTGCCGTCCTCGCCTTTACCCGCCATCACGGTGACGAAACCATCCTGATCGTAAGCAACTTCGCTGCCTCGGCCCAGGCTGCTGGGCTGGATCTCTCGGACCACGTGGGCCGGGTGCCCATCAGCCTCGCCGGGGGCAGCCACTTCCCAGCGGTGGAGGAGGGCCAGACCTACCCCATGATGCTGGGCAAGCACGACTTTTACTGGCTGAAGCTGAGCGGCGTGCGCTAG
- a CDS encoding multidrug effflux MFS transporter, producing the protein MTALAAGSRAPSLGFTLVLGMIMAVGPLTIDLYLPAFPAIARDLAATEGQVQYTLAVYLFGMALGQAIYGPITDKYGRRAPLLGGLLLYVLGAMLCALAPSIGLLILGRMIQALGGAAGAVVVSAVVRDRYEGRAAASLFSTLMLVMGVAPAIAPTLGTWILNLLNWRAMFIVLAGYGLLALLLTALRLPETHPVAARAGMRLRDTAGVYAGLVRRRQFIAYALAGGFSFGAMFAYITGSPFLFLQELHATPGLYALLFGVNAAGLVAASQVNRALLRRFEPGQIARWAGRAVLLIGGLLLAGALLAVLSIPLVATLFFALLCSTGLLFPNNAALALSSVTQRVGSASALNGTLQSALGALSGTLVGALGGGSSAIMAVIFGYGLCVVLCHAVARRAGD; encoded by the coding sequence GTGACGGCCCTCGCCGCTGGGAGCCGCGCGCCCTCGCTGGGCTTCACGCTCGTGCTGGGCATGATTATGGCCGTTGGCCCCCTGACCATTGACCTGTATCTGCCCGCCTTTCCCGCCATTGCCCGGGACCTTGCCGCCACCGAGGGCCAGGTGCAGTACACGCTGGCAGTTTACCTGTTCGGCATGGCGCTGGGTCAGGCTATTTATGGCCCTATCACCGATAAATATGGGCGGCGTGCGCCCCTGCTGGGCGGACTGCTGCTGTACGTGCTGGGGGCGATGCTGTGTGCCCTTGCGCCCAGCATCGGCCTGCTGATTCTGGGGCGCATGATTCAGGCGCTGGGTGGTGCGGCGGGAGCCGTCGTTGTCAGTGCCGTTGTCCGGGACCGCTACGAGGGGCGGGCGGCAGCCAGCCTCTTTTCCACCCTGATGCTGGTGATGGGCGTCGCCCCGGCCATTGCCCCTACCCTGGGCACCTGGATTCTGAACCTGCTGAACTGGCGGGCCATGTTCATCGTGCTGGCCGGGTACGGACTGCTGGCACTGCTGCTCACGGCCCTGCGTCTGCCCGAGACGCATCCGGTGGCTGCCCGCGCCGGAATGCGTCTGCGTGACACGGCGGGCGTGTACGCGGGGCTGGTGCGTCGGCGGCAGTTCATCGCCTACGCGCTGGCAGGCGGGTTCTCGTTCGGAGCCATGTTCGCCTACATCACCGGCTCGCCCTTCCTGTTTTTGCAAGAGCTGCACGCCACACCCGGGCTCTACGCCCTGCTGTTCGGCGTGAATGCGGCGGGGCTGGTGGCGGCCTCCCAGGTCAACCGCGCGCTGCTGCGCCGCTTCGAGCCCGGCCAGATTGCCCGGTGGGCAGGACGCGCGGTGCTGCTGATTGGCGGGTTGCTGCTGGCGGGCGCGTTGCTGGCCGTGCTGAGCATTCCGCTTGTCGCCACGCTGTTTTTCGCCCTGCTGTGCAGCACCGGCCTGCTGTTTCCCAACAACGCCGCCCTGGCCCTGTCGAGCGTGACCCAGCGGGTGGGCAGTGCCAGCGCCCTCAACGGCACCCTGCAATCGGCCTTGGGCGCACTCTCGGGCACGCTGGTGGGAGCCTTGGGCGGCGGAAGCTCGGCAATCATGGCCGTGATCTTCGGCTATGGACTGTGCGTGGTGCTGTGCCATGCGGTGGCGCGCCGGGCAGGGGACTGA
- a CDS encoding Bax inhibitor-1/YccA family protein, which produces MQLTATRTENLVRTFMARTYSWMAAGLALTAGVAYLTAQNQELAYQVMDLRMPLLLAQLAIVFTLSLAAQRLNSAVAGLLFIAYAALTGLTFSSLLYAFSPSAVTAAFLTTAGTFGAMSIAGFTIKRDLSAMGRFFLFALIGLIIATLVNLFVVSSALTFGISTVGVLLFAGLTAYDTQMLRNLALSGVQGEMAERAAINGALALYLDFVNMFLFILRLFSGSSRN; this is translated from the coding sequence ATGCAACTAACTGCAACCCGAACGGAAAACCTGGTTCGCACCTTCATGGCGCGGACGTACTCGTGGATGGCCGCCGGGCTGGCGCTGACGGCGGGCGTCGCTTACCTGACCGCGCAAAACCAGGAACTCGCCTATCAGGTGATGGACTTGCGAATGCCGCTGCTGCTGGCGCAACTCGCCATCGTCTTTACCCTCAGTCTGGCAGCACAGCGGCTGAACAGCGCCGTCGCCGGTTTGCTCTTTATCGCCTACGCCGCGCTGACAGGACTGACGTTCAGCAGCCTGCTGTACGCCTTCAGCCCCAGCGCCGTCACCGCCGCCTTCCTGACCACGGCGGGCACCTTCGGGGCCATGAGCATTGCGGGATTTACCATCAAGCGCGACCTCAGCGCCATGGGGCGCTTCTTCCTCTTCGCCCTGATCGGCCTGATCATCGCCACCCTCGTCAACTTGTTTGTGGTGAGCAGCGCCCTCACCTTCGGCATCAGTACCGTGGGTGTGCTGCTCTTCGCGGGCCTCACTGCCTACGACACCCAGATGCTACGCAATCTTGCGCTGAGCGGCGTACAGGGCGAAATGGCCGAGCGTGCCGCGATCAACGGGGCGCTGGCGCTGTACCTGGATTTCGTGAACATGTTCCTGTTTATCCTGCGGCTCTTCAGCGGCAGCAGCCGGAACTGA